Sequence from the Candidatus Phytoplasma solani genome:
GCGAGCCAATAACATTAAATCTCTACCAACACTTTCTAAAAAAAGCGTTTCAATTTCTAAATTACCAGTTTTTGAAAACCAATAACCTTCTGGTCTAATAGCAACATAAATTTTTTGTTTTAATTTATTTAAATTTTTATTATCAGAAAAATCAAACAACAAAGACTTACCGATATAGATTTTGCCGAAAATAATTTCACCATTAAAAATAGAAATTAAAGGATTACCTAAAAACTTAGCAACAAATAAATTACAAGGGTTAGCATAAACTTCTTGCGGATCGCCTTTTTGTTGGATTTGACCTTGTTTCATCAAACAAATTTCATCACTAATTGACATCGCTTCTTCTTGGTCGTGAGTAACAAAAACAGCAGTAATACTCATTTTTCTTTGGATACGACGAATTTCTTCACGAGTTTTTAAACGTAATCCTGCATCTAGATTAGATAAAGGTTCATCTAACAATAAGACTTGTGGTTTTTTTACCAAAGCCCTAGCAATCGCGACGCGTTGTTGTTGTCCGCCAGATAATTCATGTGGTTTTTTATCTAAATGTTCTTCAATCCCAACTAATTTAGTAATTTCTTCGACTTTTGACAAAATTTCTTGGGAAGGAATTTTTAAATTTTCTAAAGGAAAAGCGATGTTTTGTTGTACTGTCATATGCGGATATAAAGCATAATTTTGAAAAACCAAACCAATCCCTCTTTTTTCAATTGGAACATTAGTCACATCTTGATCGCCGAAAAAAATTTTACCAGAAGAAATATCGTGGAGTCCTGCAATCATGTAAAGAGTTGTTGATTTTCCACATCCAGAAGGTCCTAAAAGACTGACTAACTTACCTTTCGGAATTTCAATATCAATTTTATTAACAGCATAAGTTTCTTTTTTGGTCTTCTTGTCTGCAAAAACTTTAGAAACCTGCTTTAATTTTATACCCATTTTTTATTCCTTTGGTTTTTATATATAATTTTAATATTTAAAAAAAATAATATTTTATTAATTGTTAATGTTGCATTTATTTTAACAACAAAACA
This genomic interval carries:
- a CDS encoding ABC transporter ATP-binding protein, which codes for MGIKLKQVSKVFADKKTKKETYAVNKIDIEIPKGKLVSLLGPSGCGKSTTLYMIAGLHDISSGKIFFGDQDVTNVPIEKRGIGLVFQNYALYPHMTVQQNIAFPLENLKIPSQEILSKVEEITKLVGIEEHLDKKPHELSGGQQQRVAIARALVKKPQVLLLDEPLSNLDAGLRLKTREEIRRIQRKMSITAVFVTHDQEEAMSISDEICLMKQGQIQQKGDPQEVYANPCNLFVAKFLGNPLISIFNGEIIFGKIYIGKSLLFDFSDNKNLNKLKQKIYVAIRPEGYWFSKTGNLEIETLFLESVGRDLMLLARHPQAVNNTFRLVFDENSKNIIFPQGFVAKQKIKFQIKQEKCFLFDRETEKRIF